The DNA sequence ATGGGAAGTGATATCAACTTGAGAAGCAATACACATGAGATTGTCCTGAACCTTTCCATGAATTTCTCCAAGCATAAGGAAGTTTCACCACGCTATTTTTAGACAAGATGAATGTAAAGGGATACAGAAATAGCGCTATCAAGATATTGGCAGGAGTAATACTCTGCTTATTGCATTTGCCTGTTGCTCTGGCGCAGACATCAGTACTAGATGTATTCTCTTCAGCAAAGGAAAGAGGTGACAAGTTATACAAGGCAGGCGCTTATGTTGAAGCATTGGAAGCGTATCAGGCTTCTTACGCAAAAGACAGTTCTGACTTTAAGGTGTGGCAAGGAATACTTAAGTGTGAGTCAAAACTGAGCCATAAGTTCAAGGTCTTGCATTGGTGTGAGAAGTTAGCAGCAGCGGGACAAATCTTATCCAGAGAGCAGCACTTGGCTTATGCAGATGCACAAAGGGCTTGCTGGGAATTGGAAAAGGCAGCAGACAATTACCTTCGACTGCTGCAGGAAGGAACTTCCGAAAAAGCATTGTTGCAAAGCCGAATGGCAGGGTTGGACAGTTTACCTGCTTATACATCACCATATGCTACGTTTGAGCTGACTCCTTTAGCAAAACTAAATTCCCCTTTTGATGAGGTTATGCCAGTCTATTCAGAGGACGGACTGGTTTTTCTGAGTAACAAGCCTAGTACACTGGGTGTAAAAGAAACCATGAAAGGAGGGTTGATCAGTCATTTTTATTACAGCAAGGCATTTGTTGGAGAGTCTCAGCAGCTTGAAATCCTTGATAACAAACCCCAAACAGGCTATAGCTATTTTGCAGGTAGGGACAAGGCGATAGTTGGCAGAAAAGTAAGAGGAAAAGATGGGTTGGAGACCAGTAAGCTCTTTTTGGCAGAGAAAGTCAAAGGGACATGGAGACTTGAGCAACTTCCTTTCTGTGCTGCAGGAGCAAACTATATTCACCCTGTGCTAAGTCAGGATAACACTTACCTGTTTTTTGCCTCAGATATAGGAGGCGGGTACGGAAAGATGGATGTTTACTATATCCGTTACTTGGAAGGGAAATGGACTGAGCCAGTCAATTTGGGAGCAAAAGTCAATACTGAAGGTGATGAGCTGTTTCCGTTTATTGCAGCGGATTATACCTTGTATTTTTCATCTGATGGATTACCTGGAATTGGAGGTTTTGACCTTTTTAAGGCTGATTTTGAAAAGGACAGAGTTCTCAATGTTCAAAATATGGGTGCTCCAGTCAATTCTATCGATGACGATAAGGCATTGGTGTGGGATTCGCATAACCAGTTAGGTTTTCTGTCCTCGAATAGAAACTATGGAAATGGGTTCGACTTATTTAAACTGGAAGTTGGCAGGCAAATGACCTATACACTAAATGGTCGAGCCATCTTTCATCAGGGAAAGGAATACTTTCCAGTGTTTATGGATACAGTCTCAGTTGAATTGACGGATGTTCGTAACCATTCATTGGTCTGTAAAACAAAAACGGATGGCAGGGGCTATTTTTCAATAGTGGCACCATACACTGGCAGATTTCAGCTTACGCTTACCTATCAAGGCGAAAAGCATAAAAAACTCATCGACTTTCCGGTTAGGGCTTCTTCCGACAAGCAGTTTTATGTTGTCTATTATCCCTTTGGTAAACAGCTTCAGCATACCGATTTCTTTTTGGACAAGAAGGAAAACATTGGTAGTGTTCGGTTTTGGGAGAAGTTTCATAAAAAGAAACATAACCCATGCGAGCATAATGCATTGCTGCTGTCACAGGGAATTATTGACCTAAGTATTTTTGAAAGAGAACAAGGCACGCTCGATAGGGCAGAAAAGTTTTATAGTAAAAGTGCATATGAAAAAGCTTTGGCAATCAGCCTGAATATGGTGGATGAATTTCCTTCCGTAAATGAAGCCAAGCTGCTGAGTGCTAAGAGCCTGTTTAGGTTGAACAGACCTTATGAGGCAGTATACCTTTTCAATGAGGTGATTTGCCGTGATGGAATCCTAAAGCCGGATGATTATAAACTGACCGCAGAGGCGCTGGTGCAGACAGGTTCGTTTGATGCAGCCATTTTCTATTATCAGAAATACCTTGATGAGATCAAGCAGGATGAGATGGTTCAAAAAGTGGTGGCAGGGTTGGAACAAATGTCTTTTTATTTGAAAGATTCAATCCGTTATACGGTGAAGCCAGTTTCTGTCAATTCCAAGGAGGGGGAATATGCCTCTTACAAATTGGATGAAGAACTGTATTTTATTTCTGACCGCAAGCCTGTAGCAGGAACAGGAGAGAAAGTGATGAAGTCAGGGGTGTATAAGGCAAATGCCGTTGCCATAACAGATTCTCTTCAGTTTGTAAATGTCAGGAATATCGGAGCTGAGGGATTTGAACAAATGGGACCATTCACGTTTACAGCGGACAAACAAAATGTATTTGCAACTGTGGTGGCAGCAGGCAAGAAAGGAAAAAAAGTACTTCAGATACATGAGTTTAAAGTCAGCAAGAAAAACTGGAAACATACAACAGGAGTCAATCTCAACAGTGATGTTTACTCAATCGGACATCCTGCCCTGACCCACAAAGCGGACAAGATGTATTTTGTGTCTGATATGCCCGGAGGGTTTGGGGGATCGGACTTATACGTTAGCCGCAAATTGGAAAGCGGATGGAGCCAACCTGAAAACTTGGGAGCTGAAATCAATACCGCAGGTGATGAGATGTTTCCCTATATCAAAGGGGATTCGATACTTTACTTTGCATCGGATGGGCATGGTGGAATGGGTGGTTTGGATATCTATAGCGCAGAGATTGTAAATGGAAGGTACCGAAACCTGATTAATTTGGGCTTCCCTGTCAATAGCCCTCGAGACGACTTTGCCTATACGGTGGACAATACAGGCTTGTCCGCTTACCTTTCGTCCAATAGAAAGCCAGAAGGAGATGACGATCTCTATCACGTAACCATTCACAAGGTGTATTCCTATATTCTGTCAGGGAGTGTGCTGTTGCATGAGCAAATTTCTGAAACAGAAGATCCGGAAAGGGTAAAAGGAGTAAACCTTTCTTTGGTGGACATGCTTACGCAAGATACTGTAGCAAGAGCGAATACGGATTGGGAAGGGAAATTCTGGCTTCGGGCACCTTATGCAGGACAGTTTAATCTGGTGGCACACAGCAGTAGACTAGGAGAGTACCCGACCGAGGTGGAAATTCCGATGTACCGAGATTATTATGAAGATTATTATATCGTCTTTTTCAACAGTAACAATGAGTATTTCCGAAAGGACTTTCTGTTAAGCAAGGACGAGCGTATCAATAAGGCATACCTGAGAAGAGCGCTTTACAAGAGCAAGGAACTGCCTTGCTTTACCTATACAGGTTATGTGGCTGATACACTTTATCAACCATTGGATGCCAACATATATGTGTATGATGTAGATCGGGACATGATGTATGTGGAAGCATCAGATGCGGAAACCGGAGCCTATTCTTTTTGTCTTGACCCTGGAACGGAATACGTTTTCAAGGTGATGAAAAAAGGCTACCTGTCTACTTGCTTCAAGGTACAGACAGGAAATCTCACAAGTGAGATCATAGGAGATAAAGTGGTCTTGGAAAAGATTCCTGAGATGGGGAAAGTCATGATGACGGAGTCTTTATACTATGAAGTAAACGGCTCTGACATTTCTCCCGAGATTGCGATTGATCTCGATAAGCTGGTCAAGTTTATGAAAGACAACCCTACGCTGAAAGTGGAGTTGAGTTCGCATACTGATTCAAGGGGAAGTGCTGAATACAACCGGAAGCTATCCGAATTGAGAGCCAAAAAGGCTGTAGAATATATTGTGGCAAATGGTGTACATGTAGACAGAATCTCAGCCATTGGTTATGGTGAGGAGCAGATCTTAAACCAATGTGTGGATGGCATCCAATGTTCGGAGGAAGACCATAGCAAGAATAGGCGTACCGAAGTGAAGATTATGGGAGAAATACCGCTGGAGGCTTCAGGCTTTAAGCACAGCGATATTTTCAACCCTGAAATTGACAGAACAGAATGCATGCCTGTCGAAAAGCAATTGTCAGAAGCTGTAACGGTATATATAGGCAGTGTGGAAGATGCCGCAGGCTTTACCATCTCAGAAGCAAAAGTCCATGTTTACAATCCGTTTGAAGGTTCTGTTGAGCAGCTGCAAACCAATCATAATGGCATGTTCAAGGTCAGTTTGAAACCTGAGATGACTTATAATCTGGTGATCGAAAAGTCAGGCTTCTGGCCACAGTGTACCACTATCTATACAAACTCATTTAGCAAGCAGGTGGAGGAAAAACCGTTTGTGATGGAAGCCACGACGCTTTCAGACGCAGAGTTGAGGTTTCACAACCTGACTGGAGATTTTGTGGACTATTCTTCTTGTGAAAAAATCAATGGCTTAAAGGATTTAAGTGCTTCAGCAGACTTCAGGATTGAGGAAATAAATATTGAAGACATAAAGGCAGGGTATGCTATACAGTTAGGCGCATATCAGTCAGACAGCTATCAGAATTTTGAGTATTTAAAAGACTTGGGAAAAGTCTGTCGACAAAAATCTGTAGATGAAGGCATTTATCGCTACTTCCTGCTTCGATTTGACAGAAGTAACGAAGCTGAAAAAGTATTGCAGGAAGTCATTAGGAGAGGGGTGTCAGATGCTTTTATCTACCCTTTAGGATTTATATTCGAATAACCCATTACCTACTAAAAAAATAATGGAAAAGTTGAGTGCATACATTCGGTTAGGTCTGCTGTTAGGCAGCCTTGTTTTGATGACGTTGACGGTTTCTGCACAGCAATCGGTATTGGTGACAGATCATCAGATGCGTCCACTAGAAGGAGCTGGTGTTTCCGTTAACGATAGTGATTTTCAGCTAACCAATGTCGATGGAAAAGCCACCTTGGAGGTCAAGGGAAGACCCAAGAAAGTAAAAGCCATCAAGGATGGAATGGCAATGGTGTCGTGGGCAAAAAGAGGAGACCTTCTGCATATCCTGATGAAGGAGGTAGATTTTCTTAGGATAGACGGACAAGTGGCAGATGCTAATGGAAAACCGTTGGGAGGAGTGATAATTGGTGTAACCAAGGGAGACTTCACAGATGAAGCACGAACAGATAACGAAGGTCGGTTTGTTTTGCGCTACCCGCTAAAGGAAGAAAAACTGACGCAACAAGACTTTGAACTGGTAGGCTATCAAATAACCGATGCAGAATTCAGGCACGGAAGCTTGAATGTGGTAGTAAGGCTATGGGTAGGTGAGTTGGCAAACTATGAAGTAACAGGTCAGCCATTTACCGTAAAGCTTTTGGACAAGCGAAGAAATCCAATGAAAACAACCGCTTTCCAGTTGGGGGATGCCAGATTTGTAACAGATGAGGAAGGCAAAGCCAAAGTGATGAAAAGAAACCTTTCGGATAAGGTGATGGTGGCAGGATTGAAATTGAACAGTCAGAAAGGAGATCCTAAAAAGAACCTGTTGGTTTTGCAGTTTGGAGAGCCTGAGGCTGACCCTGTAGTATTTTCCAACTCATCTATCAAGGAAGCCGTGGTACAGGCTTCTTTGGAACAGGATTCGTTGATCGACTTATCTGACCTGCCTGTTGATGACCATTTTGATGAACTGGCAACAAGAATCAGGTTACAGAATCAGCAGCTGGCTTTGGAAAGTGAAAAAATCAGAAGGGAGATCTCAGAGGTTGTCAGCAAGTTGAAGGATGATAGTAGCCTGACTGACGAGCAGCGTGAAAATTACCGTAACAGGTTGGCAGCCTTGGAAGGACTGCTGAATACCATTAAGGAAAACTTCCTGACAAAAAACAAAGAGGCAAGCAGTATGCTTGAAAACTTGCAGCTTGACTTTATGAATGCCGAAGACCGTATGCGTCTGTTGGAGGAACAGCAAAAGGCAGAGAAAGCAGCTTTCCAAAAGAAGGTAATGATTGCTATCGGTATCGTGGTCATATTGTTATGCTTGGTAGTCCTGTTTATGTTCTTGACTAACCGTTACCGAAATGAAAAGAGAAGAGTGGAGGTACTGAAGAGTGATTTGGAAGTTACCCTAGAAAGTGTTGAGAAAAAGAACCATACCATTACGCAAAGTATCCGATATGCGGAAACCATTCAGCAGGCAATTCTTCCATCAGAAAGAATGCTCAAAGATTTCTTTGATGATGTATTTGTCTATTTCAAGCCGAAGGATATTGTATCCGGAGATTTCTATTGGGCGAATAAGGTGGGAGAAGATGTGATGTATGTGGCTGTAGTAGACTGTACAGGGCATGGTGTTCCTGGGCGTTTATGTCCATGATTGGTAACACACACCTCAATGAGATTATCAACAGGGAAAATATTTATGAGACAGATAAGATTCTGGATCGACTGCACGAAAGGATTGTGACATCACTCGATCAGGAGCATTCAGGAAATGATGACGGCATGGATCTTTGTTTGTGTCGTATCGAGTACCTGTATGACGGCAAGGTCAAAGTGAATTTTACAGGAGCTAAAAGACCTGTATACTTTTTGAATGAATTAGGAAAGATGATGCAGCTTAAGGCAGACAGAATTTCTATTGGAGGAACAAAAAGGAAAAAGAACGCCCGTTTCTCTTCAAAAGAAATTGTGTTCAGAAGAGGAACGGTATTGTACCTGACATCGGATGGCTTTATTGACCAATGCGGCAATGATCAGTCCGTTCGATACGGAACTGCACGACTCCTTGATAAGCTAGCAGGCTTATCCTCTTTCCCAATGGAAAGACAAAGCAGTGAACTGGATAAGGAGCTGACTATTTTCAGCGAACAAGCCACACAAAGAGATGATGTAACAATCATGGGGATTAGACTTTAGCCAACGTTTATATTCAATGTCAAAGCCGCTAACATTATGTTTTTTTGTTAGTGGCTTTTTCTTTTTGATTAAACTGAAAATGCGAAGAGTAGACCTCTTTTTAGTGTGACAATTTTTGTAAAACCTGAGCGGGTTGGGTTTTGATATAAAAGAGATTAATGTAATAATATGTTGAAGTATTGTGAGATTACAGTTATAATTGTGAACGATCTAAGTTAAGACTTATATAAAAGTCCTTTGTGAGGGGAGCATTAATTGTAAAGGGGGTGGTAAGCCAGTATTACCTAGAGAATAGCAAAATGACAATCATTCTATCAGCAAAACTAAAACAGTTGTTTTTCCGAAAGCAATTGATTTGGTTCATCTTATCACAGTGTTTATTTCTAGTGACTATCAATGTACAAGCAAAAGAGGGTGTCAATATTGACAGCCTGAAGGCTGCACTTGATACAGCATCAACGGACTCTACCAGGCTTACACTGAACTATCAGATTGCAGACTATTACAGGACCCAAGATTTGGGGCAGGCACTTTATTATGGTCAGCAATCATTGGAATTGGCAGAAGAGCAATCAAATAACGAGAGAAAAGCCAAAGTATATAACTTGTTGGGAACAGTGCATTTCCTTAAAGGAAAGTATGTAGATGCTACAAACTATTTTATCAAGGCGCTGTACCTGTATGAAGAAGAAGGAAAAACATTTGAGGCAATCAGTCAGAAGAACAACCTTGGATTGGTTTACGAAAGGAGAGGGGAGTTTCAGGAAGCACTGAAATATTTTGTGGAGATTGTGGAAGGCGTAGAAGCATTGCCTGAGAAGCAAAAAAATACTGTTCTGTCTTCTGTCTATCTAAACTTAGGCTCTTGCTTTGATGGCTTGGACAAGCTGAATGATGCACTCAAATATTATGAAAAGGTACTGAAGCTGACAGACGCCAAAAACTTTATAACCAATAAAGCGAAAGCCCTCAATAATATTGGCAATATCTATCTGAAAAAAGAGGAAGAGGATAAAGCTTACAGTTATTTCAAACGATCACTAAAAGCCAAAGAAGGACTGGGAACAGACTACTCCGTTTTGAATTCCTTGATGTCTCTGTCGAAATACTGTATCGATAATAATAAGTTTGAGGAGGCAAAGGAATATTTGGATCAGGCACTTGAGATAGGTCATCACTTGAACTCTCCATCATTTCTGAAGCAAATTCACGAATTGTACTATAGATTCTATAAGCGTCAAGGGAAATTTGAGGAGGCTTTGTCTCAGCTAGAAAAATTGCTTGTATACGCTGATGAAGTAGCCAAAAGTGAAAGCGAAGAGAAGATCAAAAACCTTGTCTCGGATTATCAGCAGGAAAAGGAAAAGCGAGAAAAAGAGATCAGACAACAGGAAGAGCGAAACAGGCTATATGCAACGATAGGTTTGCTGGTGATGGTTTGTCTTGCCGCAGGATTGCTGTATGTGATCCAACGTTCTAAAACCAAGCAAGCCAAGATGAAAGAACATCAGGCGATGCTGAAAAAGGAAAAGTTAGAACTTCAGAATGATAACCTTTCCAAGGAGTTAGAACTGAGAGAGAAGGATCTTGAAATGCGTGACAGGGAGTTGACCTCTAACGTGATGAACCTTGTACAGAAAAATGAACTGATCAACGCAGTGTCTCAAAAGTTGGCAGATATGAAAGCCAACCTGAAAAAGGAAAACCAGCAGGCTGTCCGTCAGATCATCTATGACCTTCAAACCTCAAAGTCAGATGACTTGTGGGATGAGTTTGAATTGCGTTTCCAGAATGTACATAATGACTTTTACAAACGCCTGAATGATCAGTTTCCTGATCTGACCCCGAATGAGCGAAAGCTATGTGCTTTTCTGAGACTCAATATGTCCACTAAGGATATTGCTTCCGTTACACGCCAATCAATTAGGTCGATTGAGATGGGAAGGTTCAGGCTTAGAAAGAAATTAGGCATCAATAATTCAGAGTCTAACCTGAATACATTTATCGAGCAGATATAACAGGTTTGGAACACTGAACAATCATGGAGCTGGAGTGGTAGAACTTCAGCTCCATTTTTTTATGGATTTATAGGTTCAACTCCTTTGGAGTTGTGTAAATGGATTTACTTATACCGTAGGCTTTTGCCTACGGCTACTATTATTGAATCCCTTTGGGATTATTTCTCTTATAGCAAACACCGTTTCTGATAGACTCGAGCATTAAGTTGTTATAAGTTGACTCCCAGAGGTTGCCCGACATCTTAAAATAACCAACCAAAGCTCGGGTCTAAAGAAAACAAACCATATTAGCTCCGGATGGTAATCCGGAGTTGACGGTGTTCATTATCTCATAACCCTGAAAAGGTTGAACAGGATAACATCATCATTTAGTGCATCATAATATGTGAAAGGGTTAGCATAGAAAACCTCTATTCCAATTCTTGCTTAAACAGCATCAATATCAGTTTAATTACCTTAATGGGAGCAACGTTCATCGGTAATGGAAAAATTATTTTTAGCATTGAGAGGACTATATTTTTAGGGTGTTCATTAAACCCTGAGAGATGCTGTAACTGATCTTATGTTACTTCCCTATCTCCATTTTTTATTTGAACGGCTAAAGGTTAATCGGTTAATTCAATTCCTACAACATTGTAATCTTGTAGTTATTTATTTGGTATACATAGGGTTATCTCTTCGTGTAGAAGTTGAGTAGAGGTGTTTTTGGGTGTTTGTAGAGGTTTTGTGGACAGTTCGTTGAGCCTTTTTGAAGATTCATCAAGTATACTCGCAACATAAATCAATTTTTGAGAGGTGATGATACAAAGTGAATCAGAGTCATTGGAGAGACAGGGAGGAGAGAACACGGCAGATCAATTTGAAGAAGAAATGCTTTTAGAATTGATCAAGAAAAGAAAAGAGCAGAATGAGGCATTGATAAACATGGTAAAGGCACTTGACAAGTTGGAGAAAAAGAACAATAGAAGTACAAAGGGTGTCGCTGAGTAGCAGCACCGAAAAAGAGGGGCAAACCAACCCATACAAAGGACAGGGCGTAGCAGCTGGTATTGTAGGAGTGTTAGTGCAGTGTAATTATTCTAACTATCGATACCTACTCTAATCAACCTTTTCAATAGAAGGAATAATTTTCTTTTGAATTGAACGCATTTACTGCTTGCATTACCACTGCTGCTGTTTTGTCTAAAGAGGTTAGCATCGCACCACAACTATACCATACAAAAAAACCGCTTTAGGGAACGTAATTCCTAAGGCGGTTTTTTTATTTATCAACCCAAACAGGTTTTATATGCTTTTAACTTAAATACTCGTAAAGTTTCAAAGATCAATATTAGCGTATTGCAATCGTTTTTTCAGGAAATAGAAAGAAAATGATATTTTCGAGGA is a window from the Limibacter armeniacum genome containing:
- a CDS encoding PP2C family protein-serine/threonine phosphatase, which translates into the protein MIGNTHLNEIINRENIYETDKILDRLHERIVTSLDQEHSGNDDGMDLCLCRIEYLYDGKVKVNFTGAKRPVYFLNELGKMMQLKADRISIGGTKRKKNARFSSKEIVFRRGTVLYLTSDGFIDQCGNDQSVRYGTARLLDKLAGLSSFPMERQSSELDKELTIFSEQATQRDDVTIMGIRL
- a CDS encoding OmpA family protein; the protein is MNVKGYRNSAIKILAGVILCLLHLPVALAQTSVLDVFSSAKERGDKLYKAGAYVEALEAYQASYAKDSSDFKVWQGILKCESKLSHKFKVLHWCEKLAAAGQILSREQHLAYADAQRACWELEKAADNYLRLLQEGTSEKALLQSRMAGLDSLPAYTSPYATFELTPLAKLNSPFDEVMPVYSEDGLVFLSNKPSTLGVKETMKGGLISHFYYSKAFVGESQQLEILDNKPQTGYSYFAGRDKAIVGRKVRGKDGLETSKLFLAEKVKGTWRLEQLPFCAAGANYIHPVLSQDNTYLFFASDIGGGYGKMDVYYIRYLEGKWTEPVNLGAKVNTEGDELFPFIAADYTLYFSSDGLPGIGGFDLFKADFEKDRVLNVQNMGAPVNSIDDDKALVWDSHNQLGFLSSNRNYGNGFDLFKLEVGRQMTYTLNGRAIFHQGKEYFPVFMDTVSVELTDVRNHSLVCKTKTDGRGYFSIVAPYTGRFQLTLTYQGEKHKKLIDFPVRASSDKQFYVVYYPFGKQLQHTDFFLDKKENIGSVRFWEKFHKKKHNPCEHNALLLSQGIIDLSIFEREQGTLDRAEKFYSKSAYEKALAISLNMVDEFPSVNEAKLLSAKSLFRLNRPYEAVYLFNEVICRDGILKPDDYKLTAEALVQTGSFDAAIFYYQKYLDEIKQDEMVQKVVAGLEQMSFYLKDSIRYTVKPVSVNSKEGEYASYKLDEELYFISDRKPVAGTGEKVMKSGVYKANAVAITDSLQFVNVRNIGAEGFEQMGPFTFTADKQNVFATVVAAGKKGKKVLQIHEFKVSKKNWKHTTGVNLNSDVYSIGHPALTHKADKMYFVSDMPGGFGGSDLYVSRKLESGWSQPENLGAEINTAGDEMFPYIKGDSILYFASDGHGGMGGLDIYSAEIVNGRYRNLINLGFPVNSPRDDFAYTVDNTGLSAYLSSNRKPEGDDDLYHVTIHKVYSYILSGSVLLHEQISETEDPERVKGVNLSLVDMLTQDTVARANTDWEGKFWLRAPYAGQFNLVAHSSRLGEYPTEVEIPMYRDYYEDYYIVFFNSNNEYFRKDFLLSKDERINKAYLRRALYKSKELPCFTYTGYVADTLYQPLDANIYVYDVDRDMMYVEASDAETGAYSFCLDPGTEYVFKVMKKGYLSTCFKVQTGNLTSEIIGDKVVLEKIPEMGKVMMTESLYYEVNGSDISPEIAIDLDKLVKFMKDNPTLKVELSSHTDSRGSAEYNRKLSELRAKKAVEYIVANGVHVDRISAIGYGEEQILNQCVDGIQCSEEDHSKNRRTEVKIMGEIPLEASGFKHSDIFNPEIDRTECMPVEKQLSEAVTVYIGSVEDAAGFTISEAKVHVYNPFEGSVEQLQTNHNGMFKVSLKPEMTYNLVIEKSGFWPQCTTIYTNSFSKQVEEKPFVMEATTLSDAELRFHNLTGDFVDYSSCEKINGLKDLSASADFRIEEINIEDIKAGYAIQLGAYQSDSYQNFEYLKDLGKVCRQKSVDEGIYRYFLLRFDRSNEAEKVLQEVIRRGVSDAFIYPLGFIFE
- a CDS encoding tetratricopeptide repeat protein, encoding MTIILSAKLKQLFFRKQLIWFILSQCLFLVTINVQAKEGVNIDSLKAALDTASTDSTRLTLNYQIADYYRTQDLGQALYYGQQSLELAEEQSNNERKAKVYNLLGTVHFLKGKYVDATNYFIKALYLYEEEGKTFEAISQKNNLGLVYERRGEFQEALKYFVEIVEGVEALPEKQKNTVLSSVYLNLGSCFDGLDKLNDALKYYEKVLKLTDAKNFITNKAKALNNIGNIYLKKEEEDKAYSYFKRSLKAKEGLGTDYSVLNSLMSLSKYCIDNNKFEEAKEYLDQALEIGHHLNSPSFLKQIHELYYRFYKRQGKFEEALSQLEKLLVYADEVAKSESEEKIKNLVSDYQQEKEKREKEIRQQEERNRLYATIGLLVMVCLAAGLLYVIQRSKTKQAKMKEHQAMLKKEKLELQNDNLSKELELREKDLEMRDRELTSNVMNLVQKNELINAVSQKLADMKANLKKENQQAVRQIIYDLQTSKSDDLWDEFELRFQNVHNDFYKRLNDQFPDLTPNERKLCAFLRLNMSTKDIASVTRQSIRSIEMGRFRLRKKLGINNSESNLNTFIEQI